One Desulfatitalea tepidiphila genomic region harbors:
- a CDS encoding DUF1847 domain-containing protein, whose protein sequence is MNDRLQDDTPGYDHPACAACKLPLAKRICMNPKGTGPKTCPTLNRQAVLANANRAFEDPYIYEFARQASRQEAECYANRDQKPYVLQPTKTRIVEICEFADKMNYHRLGLAFCVGLSNEAMMVEKVLSTRGFEVVSVSCKAGRTSKAIIGIPDEEQVIRGREEAMCNPIFQAELFNQEKTDLNVLLGLCVGHDSLFFKYAQAPTTVLAVKDRVTGHNPLAAVYLSGSYYRKITFPDK, encoded by the coding sequence ATGAATGACCGTCTTCAAGACGATACCCCTGGGTATGATCATCCAGCCTGTGCGGCCTGCAAGCTGCCCCTTGCCAAACGCATCTGCATGAATCCGAAGGGCACAGGACCCAAAACGTGTCCCACCCTGAATCGCCAGGCCGTGCTGGCAAATGCCAATCGCGCCTTCGAGGATCCCTACATCTATGAATTCGCACGGCAGGCTTCCCGCCAGGAAGCCGAGTGCTATGCCAATCGCGACCAGAAACCGTATGTCCTGCAACCCACCAAGACGCGTATCGTTGAGATATGTGAGTTTGCCGACAAGATGAACTATCACCGGTTGGGCCTGGCCTTTTGCGTCGGCTTGAGCAACGAAGCCATGATGGTCGAAAAAGTCCTGAGCACTCGCGGCTTCGAAGTCGTTTCGGTGTCGTGCAAGGCCGGACGCACATCCAAGGCCATTATCGGCATCCCCGACGAAGAGCAGGTCATCCGGGGACGCGAGGAGGCCATGTGCAATCCCATTTTCCAGGCCGAGCTTTTCAACCAAGAAAAGACCGATCTCAACGTTTTGCTGGGTTTGTGCGTGGGACATGATTCCCTCTTTTTCAAATATGCCCAGGCACCGACCACCGTGCTGGCGGTCAAGGACCGCGTTACCGGCCACAACCCCCTGGCCGCGGTCTATCTGTCCGGCTCCTATTATCGAAAAATAACCTTCCCCGACAAATAG
- a CDS encoding MFS transporter produces the protein MTSTPAIPQTPRKPLFFYGWIIVLIGFITLGAAFGVWYSYSVFIIAVIQEFGWSRAAASSIFSIFIITQALMNLATGYLQDRCGPRIVVPAGALVLAMALAMTSVCRNLWQFSIAYGVFAGIGVSLIGFASHAAFIPKWFERQRGLAVGVTMSGIGFGMLLLIPMVETAIRHFGWRTTYLILAGLILVLVVPLNLIFSRRSPQDIGLFPDGDDSVDHVSPKRRAFRVKLIDTRWTAQHWTLGKAMRTARFWLLAFAFFCLSFAYQGVLLHAVSAMVDQGLKRDTAAYFFGILGIAGSAGKILFGYLSDLYGRERINNLGVAVAALGIFSLMRVGYAPSLLPLLFAILFGLGYGAAAPLLPALSADIFQGSSFGLIFAMIAIGGGAGGAAGSFMAGLLYDLSQTYAVPFLVFLSSLVVSCVLIWLAAPSKVRKLVRL, from the coding sequence GTGACATCCACTCCGGCGATACCGCAAACGCCTCGAAAACCCCTGTTTTTTTACGGTTGGATCATCGTCCTGATCGGATTCATCACCTTGGGGGCCGCCTTCGGGGTGTGGTACTCCTACTCGGTTTTTATCATCGCCGTGATCCAGGAGTTCGGCTGGAGTCGCGCGGCGGCGTCGAGCATTTTCTCCATCTTCATCATTACACAGGCCCTGATGAACCTGGCGACCGGTTACCTGCAGGACCGCTGCGGTCCCCGGATCGTCGTTCCAGCCGGGGCGTTGGTGCTGGCAATGGCCCTGGCCATGACCAGCGTGTGCCGGAACTTGTGGCAATTTTCCATTGCCTACGGGGTCTTTGCCGGCATAGGAGTGAGCCTCATCGGATTCGCCTCCCATGCCGCCTTCATTCCCAAGTGGTTTGAACGTCAACGGGGATTGGCCGTGGGTGTCACCATGTCGGGCATCGGATTCGGGATGCTCCTGTTGATTCCAATGGTGGAAACCGCCATCCGCCACTTTGGGTGGCGCACCACCTATCTGATCCTCGCCGGTCTGATTCTGGTGCTGGTGGTCCCGCTGAACCTGATCTTCAGCCGTCGCAGTCCTCAAGATATCGGCCTGTTCCCGGACGGTGACGACAGCGTTGACCACGTGTCGCCCAAACGGCGTGCGTTTCGAGTCAAGCTGATCGACACCCGGTGGACGGCCCAGCACTGGACACTGGGCAAGGCTATGCGCACCGCGCGTTTCTGGCTGCTGGCATTCGCCTTTTTTTGCCTCTCATTTGCCTACCAGGGCGTCCTGTTGCATGCCGTTTCGGCCATGGTGGACCAGGGCCTGAAAAGAGATACCGCCGCTTATTTTTTCGGCATATTGGGAATTGCAGGATCGGCCGGAAAGATTCTGTTCGGGTATCTTTCCGATCTATATGGACGCGAACGCATCAATAACCTTGGCGTTGCAGTGGCCGCCCTCGGCATTTTTTCTCTGATGCGTGTCGGATATGCGCCATCCCTGTTGCCATTGCTCTTTGCCATCCTGTTCGGACTGGGATATGGCGCGGCCGCGCCGCTGCTGCCCGCTTTGAGCGCCGATATTTTCCAAGGCAGTTCGTTCGGATTGATCTTCGCCATGATCGCCATCGGCGGCGGTGCCGGCGGCGCTGCGGGCTCGTTCATGGCCGGACTGCTCTACGACCTCTCCCAGACCTATGCGGTGCCGTTTCTGGTCTTTTTGAGCTCCCTGGTAGTCAGTTGCGTGCTCATATGGCTGGCCGCTCCGAGCAAAGTCAGAAAGCTGGTGCGGCTATAG
- a CDS encoding amidohydrolase family protein — MDHDTWLAQVIEDPIEPEMPIIDPHHHLWDYPKSRYMVDDLLADTGSGHRIVQTVFVECLSQYRLDGPTEMRPVGETEFVRHITEPQIKKGSGATRVAAGIVGFADLTLGTVVRPVLEAHIDAGDGRFRGIRHAVSWVDSEQINNAHTHPPRGLLLDSRFREGFACLKTYDLSFDAWLYHPQIPELTDLARAFPDTRIILDHVGGVLGIGPFAGQREQVFAQWQKDMAQLAQCENVTVKLGGLGMKLCGFDWHRQPTPPTSEDLARAFGPYITSCIDTFGVGRCMFESNFPVDKPSCAYTVLWNAFKRITSDLSIDERTALFHDNAARIYRLD, encoded by the coding sequence ATGGACCATGATACCTGGCTGGCACAGGTCATCGAAGACCCCATCGAACCGGAAATGCCCATCATCGATCCCCATCACCACCTGTGGGACTATCCCAAGAGCCGCTACATGGTGGACGATCTGCTGGCCGATACCGGCAGCGGCCACCGCATCGTTCAGACCGTGTTCGTGGAATGCCTTTCCCAATATCGCCTGGACGGGCCGACCGAGATGCGGCCGGTCGGCGAAACCGAGTTCGTTCGCCATATCACCGAGCCTCAGATTAAAAAAGGGAGCGGGGCGACCCGGGTGGCGGCCGGCATCGTGGGATTTGCCGATCTGACTTTAGGGACCGTGGTACGACCGGTGCTGGAAGCCCACATCGATGCCGGCGACGGTCGGTTCCGCGGCATCCGCCATGCGGTCAGTTGGGTCGATAGCGAGCAGATCAACAACGCCCATACTCACCCACCCCGCGGTCTGCTCCTGGACAGCCGCTTCAGGGAAGGATTCGCCTGTCTCAAAACCTACGATCTGAGTTTCGATGCCTGGTTGTACCATCCCCAGATTCCGGAGTTGACAGATCTGGCGCGCGCCTTTCCCGATACCCGGATCATCCTGGACCATGTCGGCGGCGTGTTGGGCATCGGGCCGTTCGCCGGCCAACGCGAGCAAGTCTTCGCCCAATGGCAGAAAGATATGGCGCAATTGGCGCAGTGTGAAAACGTGACGGTCAAGTTGGGCGGTCTGGGAATGAAGTTGTGCGGTTTCGATTGGCATCGGCAGCCAACCCCCCCCACATCCGAAGACCTGGCCCGAGCTTTCGGGCCCTATATCACATCCTGCATCGACACTTTTGGCGTGGGGCGTTGCATGTTTGAAAGCAATTTCCCGGTGGATAAACCGTCGTGCGCCTATACCGTGCTCTGGAACGCCTTCAAGCGCATCACTTCGGACCTGAGCATCGACGAGCGCACCGCTTTGTTTCATGACAATGCCGCACGGATCTATCGTCTGGATTGA
- a CDS encoding GNAT family N-acetyltransferase produces MTMNIRPATTDEMDDFRRVARNALMAPAGLYPPEAIHAIRPEMTLCAFEKGRIATTYAVWPLKMRFNGTGMPVAGVTFVGTRPECRRKGYLRQVVTHHFKTLYEAGGPSMAVLYASQAAIYQRFGYGIVSTHHRYSVAPRDLVFAHADLGNRPSGTLRQLADDEMDLLQTLYRAFSGPRTGYLHRGAATWKSGVLWQPSVDVSLYRIVYEENGTPLGYVIYALTGRKVPHGQPWQHIEINDLAWMTPRAYRAIWHHLSGAGLAFEVAWQRVPQDDPLPHLLLEPRRLNIGAGDGLLARVVDVAGAMSQRRYDEKGRFVFDLTDSLCPWNEGRWQLETSPDGARVTRSACPADLVMPVDTLSMLLFGQIRPSEAVRMGRAAAVGTGDLAHWDRVMQTRHKAFCPDFF; encoded by the coding sequence ATGACAATGAATATTCGACCGGCCACAACCGATGAAATGGATGATTTCAGGCGAGTGGCCCGCAATGCGCTGATGGCGCCGGCAGGATTGTACCCTCCCGAAGCGATTCACGCCATTCGTCCGGAAATGACGCTGTGCGCCTTCGAAAAGGGACGCATCGCCACGACCTATGCCGTCTGGCCGTTAAAGATGCGTTTCAACGGGACCGGCATGCCGGTGGCCGGCGTTACTTTTGTTGGTACCCGGCCGGAGTGCCGCCGCAAGGGCTACCTGCGGCAGGTGGTCACCCACCATTTCAAAACGCTGTATGAGGCCGGCGGTCCGAGCATGGCCGTCCTTTACGCCTCCCAGGCCGCCATATACCAGCGTTTTGGATATGGCATCGTCTCGACGCACCACCGATACAGCGTGGCGCCCCGCGATCTGGTTTTCGCCCATGCCGATCTTGGAAACCGCCCGAGTGGCACCCTGAGGCAGCTGGCGGACGATGAGATGGACCTTCTCCAAACCCTTTACCGCGCTTTCAGCGGGCCGCGTACCGGATACCTCCATCGAGGCGCCGCCACCTGGAAGAGCGGGGTGTTGTGGCAACCCTCTGTCGACGTGTCGTTGTACCGAATCGTCTACGAGGAAAACGGCACGCCGTTGGGCTATGTGATCTACGCCCTGACAGGTCGCAAGGTCCCCCATGGCCAGCCCTGGCAGCACATTGAAATCAATGATCTGGCATGGATGACACCCCGGGCCTACCGGGCCATCTGGCACCATCTCTCGGGTGCCGGTCTGGCCTTCGAAGTCGCTTGGCAGCGTGTCCCCCAGGATGATCCGCTGCCGCACCTGCTGCTCGAGCCGAGACGGCTGAATATCGGCGCCGGCGATGGCCTGCTGGCACGAGTGGTGGATGTCGCGGGGGCCATGTCACAGCGGCGTTACGATGAAAAGGGCCGGTTTGTTTTCGACCTGACCGATTCGCTTTGTCCGTGGAACGAGGGACGCTGGCAATTGGAAACATCACCGGATGGGGCCCGGGTGACGCGCAGCGCCTGTCCGGCCGATCTGGTCATGCCGGTCGATACCCTCTCCATGTTGCTTTTCGGCCAGATCCGCCCCAGCGAAGCGGTCCGCATGGGACGTGCAGCGGCGGTCGGAACAGGCGACCTCGCCCACTGGGACCGTGTCATGCAAACCCGCCACAAGGCTTTCTGCCCTGATTTCTTCTAA
- a CDS encoding calcium/sodium antiporter, protein MMLLNLLLLFVAIAFLWIGSDKLVASASRIAETIGVSELVIGLTIVAFGTSAPEFAVTLTAALKGYASISVGNIVGSNIFNLGFILGTVAIVRSVHVSRKLVQRDGTSMIVSTLILLLFFRDLVLTFAEGLALVLLLALYLCYLLVKKEPPEIDEDAGTAQRATWKDWLLLPASIAVVVLGGQLLVESASDIARGIGISEWVIGVTIVAAGTSAPEMATSLAAVIKGKHGISAGNLVGSNLFNIMGVLGLAGMLRPLTILQSSYYSLLLLTLMVMLAVVFMRTGWRVSRAEGVLLVLSGLFLWTFDFLK, encoded by the coding sequence ATGATGCTATTGAATCTGCTTTTGCTGTTTGTCGCCATTGCGTTTCTGTGGATCGGTTCGGACAAGCTGGTGGCGTCCGCGAGCCGCATTGCCGAAACCATCGGCGTTTCCGAACTGGTCATCGGCCTGACCATCGTCGCCTTCGGTACCTCGGCCCCGGAATTCGCCGTGACACTCACGGCGGCGCTCAAGGGCTATGCCAGTATTTCGGTGGGTAACATCGTCGGGTCCAACATCTTCAATCTCGGCTTTATCCTCGGCACCGTGGCCATCGTGCGCAGCGTTCATGTGTCGCGCAAACTGGTTCAGCGCGACGGCACCTCGATGATCGTATCCACCTTGATCCTGTTGCTTTTTTTCAGGGATCTCGTCTTGACCTTCGCCGAAGGACTCGCTCTGGTCCTGCTGTTGGCCCTCTATCTGTGCTATTTGCTTGTCAAAAAAGAACCGCCCGAAATAGACGAGGATGCTGGGACCGCCCAGCGGGCGACCTGGAAGGATTGGCTCCTGCTGCCGGCGAGCATCGCCGTGGTGGTCCTGGGCGGCCAGCTCCTGGTCGAGTCGGCCAGTGACATCGCCCGAGGGATCGGCATATCCGAGTGGGTCATCGGCGTGACCATTGTGGCCGCAGGCACATCGGCCCCCGAAATGGCCACTTCCCTGGCCGCGGTGATCAAGGGAAAACATGGCATTTCGGCCGGAAACCTGGTCGGCAGCAACCTGTTCAACATCATGGGCGTGCTCGGCCTGGCCGGCATGCTCAGGCCGCTGACGATTTTACAGAGTTCTTATTATTCTCTCCTCCTGCTGACCCTCATGGTGATGCTGGCCGTCGTCTTCATGCGCACCGGCTGGCGGGTCTCCCGCGCGGAAGGGGTCCTGCTCGTGCTTTCAGGGCTCTTCCTCTGGACCTTCGATTTTCTGAAATAG
- a CDS encoding IMP cyclohydrolase, translating to MAEDLKKMYRTIVEDHFPSNMEISFVDGNRRQTLFYEKVLWTIDQVQKGLRYGENPGQEAALYKLINGNLVLGETQTLQPGRYLVSDIELLQSGKHPGKTNLTDADNALNILRYFSDRPTAIIVKHNNPCGVARADSLEQAYVKADLADRVAAFGGCIALNRPVDTATAEAIAAHYAEVVVAPDFEDGVMKIFGAKPNLRVIRIQDMEKLHNFVGERCVEFKSLIDGGIITQWSFVPASRTQKDLKLAECVYKDKTYKVKRQPTEAEYRDLLFGWLVESGVTSNSVIYVKDETTVGIGTGEQDRVGVAQIARDKAYRKLADRYCFEDHGIAYNDLKDRDIRTSIDARVAAEKGGLPGAAMVSDAFFPFRDGIDVGLREGVTAVIQPGGSNNDYQSIEACNEVGATMVYTGQRSFKH from the coding sequence ATGGCCGAAGATCTCAAAAAAATGTATCGCACCATCGTCGAGGATCACTTTCCATCAAACATGGAAATCAGTTTTGTCGATGGCAACCGGCGGCAAACCCTTTTTTATGAAAAGGTGCTGTGGACCATCGACCAGGTCCAAAAGGGATTGCGATATGGTGAGAATCCGGGTCAGGAAGCGGCTCTCTACAAGTTGATCAACGGAAATCTCGTTCTTGGAGAGACCCAGACCCTGCAACCGGGACGCTATCTGGTGTCGGACATCGAACTGCTCCAATCCGGCAAGCATCCCGGCAAAACCAATTTGACCGATGCCGACAACGCTTTGAATATCCTGCGCTATTTTTCCGACCGGCCCACCGCCATCATCGTCAAGCACAACAACCCTTGCGGCGTGGCACGCGCGGATTCACTCGAACAGGCCTATGTCAAGGCCGACCTGGCCGACCGGGTTGCGGCCTTCGGCGGTTGCATCGCCCTGAACCGTCCGGTGGACACGGCCACCGCAGAAGCCATTGCCGCCCACTATGCGGAGGTGGTCGTGGCGCCCGATTTTGAGGACGGCGTCATGAAGATCTTCGGTGCCAAACCCAACTTGCGCGTCATCCGTATTCAAGACATGGAAAAACTGCACAATTTCGTGGGCGAGCGCTGCGTGGAGTTCAAAAGTCTCATCGACGGCGGGATCATCACCCAGTGGTCCTTCGTGCCTGCGTCGCGCACCCAGAAGGACCTGAAACTGGCCGAATGCGTTTACAAAGACAAAACCTACAAAGTGAAGCGGCAGCCCACGGAAGCGGAATACCGCGACCTGCTCTTCGGCTGGTTGGTGGAATCGGGGGTCACCTCCAATTCGGTGATCTATGTCAAAGACGAAACCACCGTGGGCATCGGCACCGGTGAGCAGGACCGGGTGGGGGTGGCCCAGATCGCTCGCGATAAAGCTTATCGCAAACTGGCCGACCGCTATTGCTTCGAGGATCACGGCATCGCTTACAACGACCTCAAAGACCGAGACATTCGGACATCCATAGATGCCCGCGTGGCTGCAGAGAAAGGCGGTCTGCCAGGCGCCGCCATGGTGAGCGACGCCTTCTTCCCGTTCCGCGACGGCATCGATGTCGGCCTGCGCGAAGGGGTGACGGCTGTCATCCAGCCAGGCGGCTCCAACAACGATTACCAGTCCATCGAGGCGTGCAACGAAGTGGGCGCCACCATGGTCTACACGGGACAACGCAGCTTCAAGCATTAA
- a CDS encoding HD domain-containing protein, translating to MKTFQSNIKSDARRAGIDPNPTTPIDPRLAVRQAAQHLFADARGSHDWEHTLRVHRLCLHIGPKEGADMEVLECAAYLHDIGRATQDAANGGVCHAIKGAEMAREILAPLSITEAGKANIVHCVRAHRFRSDYPPGTIEARVLFDADKLDAIGAVGVARAYLFAGELGACLHNPDVPPEMTHPYSRDDTGYREFVVKLCKIKDRVLTVEGRRLAEERHVFMTLFFQRFLEEYEGIR from the coding sequence TTGAAAACGTTCCAGTCAAACATAAAGAGCGATGCGCGGCGCGCAGGGATCGATCCGAATCCCACCACGCCCATCGATCCACGCCTGGCGGTGCGTCAGGCCGCCCAGCATCTGTTCGCCGATGCCCGCGGAAGTCACGACTGGGAACACACCCTGAGGGTGCATCGTCTCTGTCTGCACATCGGGCCCAAAGAAGGCGCCGACATGGAGGTGCTCGAATGCGCCGCCTATCTGCATGATATCGGCCGGGCAACCCAGGATGCGGCCAACGGCGGCGTCTGCCATGCCATCAAGGGGGCCGAGATGGCCCGAGAGATTTTGGCCCCCCTGTCCATCACCGAGGCCGGCAAGGCCAACATCGTCCATTGTGTGCGGGCCCACCGTTTCAGGAGCGACTATCCACCCGGAACGATAGAGGCCCGGGTACTGTTCGACGCGGATAAACTCGACGCCATCGGTGCCGTGGGTGTGGCCCGGGCCTATCTGTTTGCCGGTGAATTGGGGGCCTGCCTGCACAACCCCGATGTTCCCCCGGAAATGACGCACCCCTATTCCCGTGACGATACCGGTTACCGGGAGTTCGTGGTAAAACTTTGCAAAATCAAAGACCGGGTTCTCACGGTCGAAGGCCGGCGGCTGGCCGAAGAGCGGCATGTTTTCATGACCCTGTTTTTCCAACGTTTTCTGGAAGAATACGAGGGGATTCGATAG
- the mraZ gene encoding division/cell wall cluster transcriptional repressor MraZ, which yields MFRGSSSHTLDNKGRFSIPARFKEDIRASGSDALMISSLDGCLVAYPLEEWFKIEEHILSLSEKSESMRRFRRLFVGGAHECPCDKQGRVLIPPDLRSKAALEKEIMLVGVLNHFEIWSQGKYAEEVEKMEIDLQQAEVRNEIAKLRL from the coding sequence ATGTTCCGAGGTAGCTCCTCACATACCCTTGACAACAAGGGACGCTTCAGCATTCCGGCCCGATTCAAGGAGGATATTCGGGCCAGCGGAAGCGATGCGCTGATGATCAGCTCACTGGATGGCTGTTTGGTGGCCTATCCGCTCGAAGAGTGGTTCAAAATAGAGGAACACATTCTCTCGTTGTCCGAAAAGAGCGAGAGCATGCGACGATTTCGTAGATTGTTCGTGGGCGGTGCACACGAATGCCCGTGCGACAAGCAGGGCAGGGTGCTGATCCCACCGGATTTGCGCTCCAAGGCGGCCCTGGAAAAGGAAATCATGCTGGTCGGCGTGCTGAACCATTTTGAGATCTGGTCTCAGGGCAAGTATGCCGAGGAAGTCGAGAAAATGGAAATCGACCTGCAACAGGCGGAGGTGCGTAACGAGATCGCCAAGTTAAGGCTGTAA
- the rsmH gene encoding 16S rRNA (cytosine(1402)-N(4))-methyltransferase RsmH: protein MAFQHVSAMMHEVMECLACRAGGTYVDCTLGGSGHAKAICEKIGSEGRLIGIDQDRDAIANAEKILAPFVANINLFHGNFTGLPEYLAQLGIAAVDGILLDLGLSQHQLEASGRGFTFQKDEPLDMRMDERGDKRAEDLVNRLSEAELTHIFQRFGEERWSKRIARAIVATRDRDPIRTTGQLVELVRQAVPARAAAGQKIHPATRIFMALRIAVNEELACLDRFLDTSVDLLRPNGRMCILSFHSLEDRMVKQRFRQWADPCTCPPDLPRCVCGARPQVRLITKKVVRPSQEEISRNPMARSTRLRCAERID, encoded by the coding sequence ATGGCTTTTCAGCATGTGAGCGCCATGATGCACGAGGTGATGGAATGTCTGGCCTGCCGGGCTGGCGGGACCTACGTCGATTGCACCTTGGGTGGATCCGGGCATGCGAAAGCGATTTGTGAAAAGATCGGCTCCGAAGGGAGGCTGATCGGTATCGATCAGGACCGTGATGCGATTGCCAACGCCGAAAAAATTTTAGCTCCTTTTGTCGCCAACATCAATCTTTTCCACGGCAATTTTACCGGGTTGCCAGAATACCTGGCCCAATTGGGCATAGCGGCCGTGGATGGCATTCTTCTAGATCTGGGTCTTTCCCAACATCAACTCGAGGCGAGCGGCCGCGGGTTTACGTTCCAAAAAGACGAGCCGCTCGATATGCGCATGGACGAGCGGGGGGACAAACGTGCCGAGGATCTGGTCAATCGGCTTTCAGAGGCCGAATTGACGCATATATTCCAACGCTTCGGAGAGGAACGCTGGTCCAAGCGCATTGCACGGGCCATCGTTGCCACGCGTGATCGCGATCCGATTCGCACCACCGGCCAACTGGTCGAGCTGGTACGCCAGGCGGTTCCCGCCCGCGCAGCCGCAGGGCAGAAGATCCACCCGGCCACCCGCATCTTCATGGCCTTGCGCATTGCCGTGAACGAAGAGTTGGCATGTCTCGATCGATTTCTCGATACATCGGTCGATTTGTTGCGACCCAACGGACGGATGTGCATCCTTTCGTTTCACAGCCTGGAGGATCGCATGGTCAAGCAGCGCTTCCGGCAATGGGCCGATCCGTGCACCTGTCCTCCGGATCTGCCGCGGTGTGTTTGCGGGGCCCGGCCCCAGGTGCGATTGATCACCAAAAAGGTGGTGCGTCCGTCCCAGGAGGAAATATCGCGGAACCCCATGGCCCGCAGCACGCGATTGCGTTGCGCGGAGCGGATCGATTGA
- a CDS encoding cell division protein FtsL: MKSRTGVIGVAMLTIFLGELLLYTWCRVECVQTGYVITAERRKQKELQLLQNSLKIELAHLKAPEHVSRVARERLALAVPEPGQIVVVPLHED; this comes from the coding sequence ATGAAGAGCCGTACCGGCGTGATCGGGGTGGCGATGCTGACGATTTTTCTGGGAGAGCTGCTGCTTTACACATGGTGTCGCGTGGAGTGCGTACAGACCGGGTATGTCATCACCGCTGAGCGTCGTAAACAAAAGGAGCTTCAGCTGCTGCAAAACAGTTTGAAGATTGAACTGGCCCATTTAAAAGCACCGGAACACGTTTCGCGTGTTGCGCGTGAACGGCTGGCCCTGGCCGTTCCGGAGCCCGGACAGATCGTCGTGGTGCCTTTACATGAAGATTAA
- a CDS encoding peptidoglycan D,D-transpeptidase FtsI family protein: MKIKKPKNFRAALVCTLFMFWLTVVGARSAYLQIHKGSWLSDKAAGQYERELTLRGKRGAIYDRRHEAMAVSIETTSVAVNPTLLANREQAAVKLAKALHLKSSAVRKQLAGKRSFAWIKRQATPKEVAAVKKLGLPGIALLPEHSRFYPNTTLAAQVLGFTGIDGQGLEGLEFYYNEELKGEANTVKILKDALGRGFDADQWAAGQQAGQNLILTIDRQVQFIAESALAEAVTQSKARSGIALVMETQTGAMLAIAHYPFFNPNAFGRSDRKTWRNRAITDPFEPGSTMKIFSAAAALESGQSGPASIFFCENGAYVIGGHTLHDTKPHGWLSLQQIVKYSSNIGTVKVAEQLGARRLHESLHGFGFGQRTGIDFPGESSGSLSNYKRWTTVDTGAISFGQGISVTAMQLIASAGALANDGLMMQPHVVQAVTDANGRPVRTVTPKAVRQVVSAQTAVTVRRIMRSVITEGGTGVKAAVAGYEVCGKTGTAQKIDAQGKYSRELYTASFIGFAPTQRPLIAVLVVVDEPKEDVHGGSVAAPAFARIVKETMGYLNVVPSPDWEKLRVSRDVKVSG, translated from the coding sequence ATGAAGATTAAGAAGCCCAAAAATTTCAGAGCGGCCCTGGTTTGCACGCTTTTCATGTTCTGGTTGACCGTTGTAGGCGCCAGGTCGGCCTATTTGCAGATTCACAAAGGGAGTTGGCTTTCGGACAAGGCGGCCGGGCAGTACGAGCGTGAGTTGACCCTCAGGGGAAAACGGGGTGCCATTTACGATCGCCGTCACGAAGCCATGGCGGTGAGCATCGAGACCACGTCGGTGGCGGTGAATCCCACCTTGCTGGCCAACAGAGAACAGGCGGCGGTCAAGCTGGCCAAGGCGCTGCATCTGAAATCCAGCGCGGTGCGTAAACAACTGGCCGGCAAACGCTCCTTCGCCTGGATCAAGCGTCAGGCCACCCCCAAGGAGGTCGCGGCGGTCAAGAAACTGGGATTGCCGGGCATCGCCTTGTTGCCGGAGCATAGCCGTTTTTATCCCAACACCACCCTGGCGGCCCAGGTTCTTGGTTTCACGGGCATCGACGGTCAAGGGCTGGAAGGCCTCGAATTCTACTACAATGAAGAACTCAAGGGTGAGGCCAACACCGTTAAAATCTTGAAGGATGCCCTGGGGCGAGGATTCGACGCCGATCAATGGGCCGCAGGGCAGCAGGCCGGTCAAAATTTGATTTTGACCATCGATCGCCAGGTGCAATTTATTGCCGAAAGCGCGCTTGCCGAAGCCGTGACCCAATCCAAGGCCCGGTCGGGCATCGCTTTGGTGATGGAGACCCAGACCGGGGCCATGCTGGCCATTGCCCATTATCCGTTTTTCAATCCCAATGCCTTTGGTCGTTCCGATCGCAAGACATGGCGGAACCGGGCGATCACCGATCCCTTCGAGCCGGGTTCGACCATGAAGATTTTCAGCGCTGCGGCGGCCCTTGAAAGCGGCCAGAGCGGCCCTGCTTCCATTTTTTTCTGCGAAAACGGCGCTTATGTGATTGGGGGGCACACGCTGCATGACACCAAGCCTCATGGATGGCTTTCTTTGCAGCAAATCGTAAAATATTCCAGCAACATCGGGACGGTCAAGGTGGCCGAGCAGCTCGGTGCCCGCCGGCTGCACGAATCGTTGCACGGATTTGGTTTCGGACAGCGCACCGGGATCGATTTCCCGGGGGAATCCTCGGGCAGTCTGTCCAATTACAAACGATGGACCACGGTGGATACCGGCGCCATCTCCTTTGGCCAGGGCATCTCGGTCACAGCCATGCAGCTCATCGCCTCGGCAGGCGCTCTGGCCAACGATGGTTTAATGATGCAGCCCCATGTGGTCCAGGCCGTTACCGATGCCAACGGCCGACCGGTGCGGACCGTGACACCCAAGGCCGTGCGGCAGGTGGTTTCGGCTCAGACCGCGGTGACCGTGCGACGCATCATGCGCAGCGTGATTACCGAGGGCGGTACGGGGGTCAAGGCCGCGGTGGCCGGCTACGAAGTGTGCGGGAAAACCGGTACCGCGCAGAAGATCGATGCCCAGGGGAAATACTCCCGAGAGCTCTACACGGCGTCGTTCATCGGGTTCGCCCCTACTCAGCGACCGTTGATCGCGGTTCTCGTGGTCGTGGACGAACCCAAGGAAGATGTCCACGGCGGATCGGTCGCCGCTCCGGCATTTGCGCGGATCGTCAAGGAGACCATGGGCTATCTGAACGTGGTGCCATCGCCCGATTGGGAGAAGTTGAGGGTTTCCAGGGACGTCAAGGTAAGCGGATGA